The genomic stretch ATTCCATCATACTACTTCTCTAATGTGatggccactggccacatgtggctgctgAGGAACTGAAATGTGACTGGTCCAAAATGAGATAGGCTGTCACTGTGAAATACCAGACTTCCAGAAACTTAGTAAAATTAagtgtaaaatctttttttttaagactttattcatttattcatgagagacacacatagagagagacacacagacagacacaggcagagggagcccgctatgggactcaatcccgggatcccaggaccacgccctacgccaaaggcaggcaccaaaccgctgagccacccagggatcccctagtgtAGAATATCTCAATAAATGTCCATCGATAAACACCCAGATAAGTAAaacatggtatatacatacaatggaatattatttggcctgaAAATGGGATTATATTTTGACACCTGCTCCAACATAGATGAGCCCTGAAGACAACTGCCTAAGTGAAAAAGCCAGTCAAATGTAGGATCATCTACTTATCTGAGATACTTCTATATGATAGCCAAATTTATAGCCACTGCAAGCAGAATAGAGGTTATCGGGGGCTTGGGGGCGAGGGAGTGTGGAGAAACATGGAGTTAGCGCTTAATGGGATGATGaacaagttctggaaatggaaagTGGTGGAGgttgcacagcattgtgaatgttctgaatgccactgaattgtacttaaaaattggttaaaatgataaattttgttacatatattttactagAGCAaaacaatgggggaaaaaacctcaaattttctatttgctACATGTTAATAGTATTTTGAGTAATTTTCTGTTACATGTCAATATATTTTGAGTATACTTGCTAAATACATTGTTCGTCTacttattctcttatttttttaatgggtacTTAAACTTCTTGAATTATATATGTGGCTTGTATTGTATTTCTAGTGAGCCCTGCCTTTCCAAAACCACCCTGCTCTCAGGGCAGTGTGCAAAATCCCTGAGATTAGTGCTAAGACTATATTCACAGCCTTTCTGAGTTCTTCAGCCTCACCTCCTGAACCTGCCAAGCACAGCCCTCCTTCAGCCAGCCCCCCAACATGTGCTAAGAAAGTACCACAGTGCAGTTACTGGGCAGGCAGTGGAAAGGTAGCAAAGGACAAATGTGGAAGGTCCCTACCCTCACGTAATATCGTCATGGTCTACTCATGATTCGctaaataaaaagttctttccTACCCCGGGCCTTGGCACATCCTGTGCCCCATGTCCTGGATGTCCCCTCCCAACTGTGTGCCTGACAGACTGCTTACACCTCACTTCTGGGAAGACCTACCTGAGAGGTGGAGGCAGAATGGACCAGCACGCCCTCTTGTGAGGGTGATCCCCCAAtccttcctgcttccctgggGCATTTGCTACTTTGCAGGCTGCTCCCACTCAACCTTACCTCTGTGAGCCCCCTTGCTCACTCACTTCAGCTACAGGAGCCTCCTTGTTATTCCTGGACCATGGGGTGCATTCCCACCTCACCAGACAGTCTCTGAGTCCAATATACTTCCTCCTCCAGACATCCATGTGACTCGGTACCTCAAGTCTTTATGTAAATGTCACCTCTtaaaagccttccctgaccacccctcATTCTACCATAAAAAGTGGCAGCCCCCACTATTCTCTATCCCCTTGCCCTGCTTCATCTCGACACACATTTAGAACCACGTGATACATAATCTATTACCTGTTCAAGGACTTCCCCAACTAAGACATCACTTCCACAAAGAAAGGAGAGACTTTGTTCTGTTCATTGCTGTGTCTCCAGAACATGTGTGTGACACACGTTAGGTACTCAATATTAACTCAATGACTGAgttctaagtgtttttttttttttttctccagccacACCGGGAAATTCTCCAACACAGGAGACATGTCTGagcagctcagggcctggcagaGCAGAAGTCCATGAACCGCTAAGCAAATGAATGCTCATGACCATGACTAACATTTATTGTCCACTCTACGTGCCAGGTATGGTTTTAGAAGCTTTATATTGATTTAATCCTCCAAATAACCCAGATAGAGAGGAAACAGGAGTCACAGAGAGACTAACTTATTGAGTGGTTACATAAACTAACTTCTGTAAGCAGTTGTAGGGGAGCCAGATTTCAATCTTAGTCAGCACAGCCCAGAAAACACTGTCTGACCACTGCCTTCTACTGCTCCCTGCCTCACACATGCTGAGATTTAAGATGTGCTGAGCCCGATCCTCAGGCTTTACAAACAGTAATATAGTGACTTTCAGATGTTTTTGTCTGGAATCTACAGTAAGAAATATGTGTGTAAACAACCACAAGCATATGTACATGCAACAAGTTTCACAAAGCAATAAGGCATTAAGAGCTCTTATTACGTGGGATGGACACTGATGTTTTGTTTCATTGCTTTAAATGCTGATTGCAACCCATGAATTTGAACTCACACTAATGGGTGACAACCCACTGTGAAGCAAGTTTCTTGTTAGACAGAGAATGGAGACAGGAGGAAGTGAAGCCACCTCCCTAGGATGGCACCACCAGTAAGAGGCACACCAGGGCTTTGACACCATGGCTCCTGTTCTAATCATCTCACCTCACCACTTCCGGGGCAAGATCAGAAAGTAGGGAGCAAGGTTATGAGAGCCCAGAAGGTCAGAGACCCAGGGAAGAACCAAGGGCTCACCTGTCGTGTGATGAGCCACAGCCTTTGCTAACATGGTCTTCCCGCAGCCAGGCGGGCCGTACATTAGGACGCCTCGGGGAGGGTCGATGCCGATCTGAAATGCAGAGGTGAAGGATAAGGCAGGGAGTCCTTTCACCAACTTGAAACACGAGGGGTGGGCACGGAGGGGGCGGCGGCTTTGCTTTCCGTACCACTTTCAGCTCCTCACCTGCTTATAGAGCTCGAAGTGTGTAAGTGGAAGCTCCACGGCCTCCCGCACCTCCTGCTTCTGGATGTCCATGCCCCCGATGTCTGCATACATCACGTCTGGCTTCTGGTCTGGTGGGAGAGCAGAGCTGGGGCTCCTAGCCTGGACTGCAGGTCCCCTCAGGCCtccccctggccctgggctcccctCTCACCTGAGGTGAGCATCATGATACTGCTGTCGGCCTCAGGAGGCAGCACATCCACCAGAGCGTTGCTGTGCTTATGGAGGGCCACAGACGCGTTCGGCTTGAGCAGCTCCCGGTCAATGGTGCTCAGGATGCGCACATAGTAGTTGGAGCCTTTGGGAGACAGCCAAGGAGCAGGGAAAGTGAGAAGTACCAGAACTTCCAAACTGTCTCTGCCCCCAAACCTCACAGTCATACACTCTAGGCCACCAGTCCCTTTTACTCAGACCCCGAACGGCCCTCGGCCTTTAGTCTTGCCTCCTCTGGTCCATCCCCCACATTCAAGACGACAGCTCCCTTGTCTGTCTCTAGCCTGGCCTGTCTCTCAAGCTCTAGCCCCAGGTGACCAGCAGCCTCCTGGAATGCCTCCCCTACCCCGGCATGTCCCCAGggtctctctcactcactgtccCAGTGTGGTCTCAGTATCTTTTCTCAAATCGTGCTGCTTCTCCTGGGGCCCTGTCTTAGGGAGCCCCATGGTCCCTAGTCACCAGCCAGAGTCCCAAGCCTCATGCTGGacctttctcccctcctctccacgCCACAGCCCCTCAGTCACTATGCTCTTCCAGCTTGCCTCCTGAATGTCTCCAACCaatctcctctcctccccacagaCCCAGCCTGATACACCCTTCTGCTCCCATCGAGGTCTCTGCACCAGAGTCCTCCCTGCTCGCCCAGCCTCCAGGCTCCCTGCCCCTATAAGCCTTCTACTCTCCTGACCTTCACACCTGGCTGTCTGGCAGCCACCCAGACCCCTCCCTGTGAAGTCCTAGACTGCCCTTACTGTCTCCCTCCAAACCTAGTCTTCTCCCCATGTCAGCATCTCAGGGATAGTCCCACTGTCCCCCTAAGTCCTACAGGTCAAAGACACAAGCCTCATCCTGAGTATCTCCCTCCCTTCACCACCTCACCTCCAGCCTATCAGTCCAATTCTAGGCCCAGTCACAGAGGCCAGAAACAGGAAATGACAGATAATGCACAGAGACAACAACCATCCTGAGCACAGGCCTGAACCCATGTTAACAACAACAGCTACCATATACGGAGTCCTACCAGAGCCTAGTCTCTTCACACTTTACTCAAACTGCAGGTCCCAACCCAGTAACTGCCATGAAATCAACTTAGAGGGTCATATCCAGAacactgtttaaaacaaaaacagactagaacagaatggaaaacacCAGAATCTGTCACACGTAATAAGGCTAACTATCATTTGACGAaactttcaatatatatttagtgTATATGTGGATATGTATGCAGTTGACCTTTAAACAACGCAGGGTTTAGTGGTGCCAACGCCCAATGTAACTAAAAACCCACACATAacttgactccccaaaaactcaACTACTAATAGCCCACTggtgaccagaagccttaccaataccataaacagtcaattaacatgtGTTTTCTATGTTTTAcatgttatatactgtattcttacaatcaAGCAAGCTAGGAAAAGACAATGTCATTGAgcaaatcataaggaagagaaaatacatttaaatattgtactgtattcatccaaaaaaatctgtgtataagaagacccacacagttcaaacctgtgttgctTTAAACTCAACTGTACATGTAGGTTCGTACATATACACGAACACGTACAAAATACATACACACGTGTAGAGAGAGTATGTAAAACATATGTCTACTTTTGTTATTAGAGTTAGAAAAACACCATTACATTGCCCTGCCTTGTTTGCTCTTCTAAGATCCCAACACACTTCCCAGTCCATGAGAGGAAACAGTTAACAGACGTTGAATGAACAGATGAGTGAATGAGGTGGTCcctacccaggcacccacacACCTGTGGTGGAGCCCACAATGGCTGTATTCTGATCCACAGCCTCCAAAAACTGCCCGATGACCAGTGGGATGCTCTGGATTCGCTTCACCTCCTCCTGAGCATGGAGGAATTCCTTCTTCAGGTTCTTCTGCTCATCCTTGATGTACTCCTCCTGCACCTCCAGGAATTCCAGCTCTTGCTGCAGCTTCTGTGAGCGGAGAGGCAAAAGGTAGAGAGTTGGCTTTGGCCCTGGTGAGCCAGGTGGTTGTAGaaggtggcggggggtggggggtggggtatggCATGCTGGGCCCTGTACAAGGTCCGGGTTGGGGTTGACTCTACCTTGTAGCGGCTGTACAGGTCCTCCAGGTCCTCAGGCTCAGGCCCCAGGAAGGAAAGGCCAGTCTGGGGCCGTGACACAGACAGTGCTGGGATCTCATCCTAGAACAAGGGAGAAAACTCTGGTTGGAAGAAGAGCGTCCCCTCATGATAGAATCTATAGCATCCTCCCCACTCCACTATGAACCTCTCAGCCCCCAACAGGCTCCTGACATCATTCAGCCCCTCTAAATAGATCCTGCAAGCCTCTCAGCCCCCTAAATAGGCTCCTGATGTCACCCAGGCCCTAAGAGGGTCAACTAGCCTCCCAAACAGATGTTTTACTATCATATGCCACTTGTAACATAACCCCAATGTCACCTGACTCCCAACTAAGGTCTAAGGTCACATCAACTCCTTACTGGACCCcaatgcccccctcccccccaacaggTTCCTAATATCACACGGCTGTCTTATTATAGGCTGTTAAAGTCAACCTCAAACATTCTCACATTACCCAGTTTTCCCCAAAAGATCCCTCATGTCACACAACCCAAACTCACATTAGGTCTTTATGTCATCCGGTTCCCTATGTAGGCCCCAAACACCACTCGGCTAGAGCAGATACTGCGGAGCCTCCCAACACCAGCCAAGCCCCGATCATCAGTCAGCTCCCCGGCCCAACCTGAGACATCATTTGGCCCAAGCCCCATCTATCACTCACACCCCGACCCATCGGCAGCCCCGCCGGGCCCCGATGTCATTAAGCACTCCTAGCTAGCCCTCGAAATCCTTCCGTGCCAAAGAACCTGTAACGTCACTCATTCCTGCAGCGGCGCGTTCTGAGCCTTTCTGCCCTAACATCCTTCAGCCACCGAGCCAGGCCTCGGGGCGACACAGAGCTCCCCACCGAGGCCTCCAGAACCAGCCGGACCCGGGCCGGAATTCCCGCAGTCCCTCAGCACCCCACTCCGGTCGGCCTCGCCCTCTCCCCACGAGCCTGGCCCCACCGGACCTGAGCTTTCTCCACCAAGATGCCTATCTCCTCCATAGTGACCAAGCCGGCCTCTGTGGCCCAGCCAGATCCAGTCACCGCTTCCGGCGACGCTACCGGAAGGCCAGGGCCTCCGCGGATTCTGGGAAACGTAGTTCAAGGCTTCGCTAGAGCGGGCTGAATGGGCCGCAAAGGGTGGCGGGAAGGGAAGTCTTTGTCCTGGGCTCCGCCCCCAAGGCCTGAACGCGGGCTCTCCGTAGCTGGGCTTGGGGCGGTGCGCGTGCGCAGTAGTGCGTAGTGCCCCCCTCGAGCGGTGTCCGCGCGCGGTTTTTCTCGCCAGTAAGCGGCGCTGCCTCTTTGCTTTTTCGGTTAAGGAATTCGCAAATCCGTCCGGGAGAGCCTGGTGGCCAAGCGCTGGTGGCTCTCATTTAGTGCCGGGGCCGGAGATACTTTGGGCGGGGCTCCCCAGGGGGGGCTCCTTTAGGAGATCTAAACGTGGGATGCGCCGAGGATTGTCTCCCGCGTGGAGGCGGGAAGCACCCGGCTCCACCCTGGGGGTGGATGTGCTGTgggccaggaggaggggtggagaaagaatttttttaaataagattttatttatttatttgagagagagagagagcgcgcgcgaactggggggaggggcagagcagggagccctccccgggctggatcccaggaccccaagatcatgaccccagcagaagtcacttaactgactgagccacccagccgcccccggagaaagaattctggagatgTTTTTGATGGAAGAAGGTGCTTTATTATAGCAGggagacaggacctgtgggctGGAAATGTTGCACTTGTGTTTGTGGGGAGTGTCTGATTAAATTAAACCTTCTAGTTTGGGGAGGGGGCGGTGCTAACGAtagtaagtctctaaggaatttggaagtaaaGCTTTCAAGACACCTTGAGGGGGCTAGGTGCTGCTAAAATAAGGTTTTTTACTAATTCTTAGTAAAACATCagttttgaggggcacctgggtggctcagtggttgaacatctgcctctctggctcaggtcgtgatcttagggttctggaatcaagtccggCATAGAGCTcaccgcagggggcctgcttctccctctgcctgtgtctctgtgtctctcatcaatcaataaataaaatcttttaaaaaattggtcttgaagcccttcagatgtgtatcacTGGGCCTCATGCTCAGGAGGTCATTGCAAATACATCTTTGGGAGCGTTTAGTAGCTATCTGAGAACGTGACACCAACAAGAGCAAAGCTATGGTGGTAACGCAATAGAGGAAGTCCTTGAGAGAGCTGTAGGAATGTTACAATCTGTAAGCCTCAGGAATTCCACCTGGGGAATTCGAGCCCCAGCAAAGTGTGGCCTTTGTGTCTCCCATTGGGGGTGAGGAGtccccaagccccgccccctTACTTGTTAGCAAATCCGGTAGAAACCACACTCAGGGCTGGAGAAAATGAGGCAGCAGTGTCAGGAGTTGGGTCCCACAGGAGACTGGCAgacctgtgccaggccctgcctAAGTCACAGGGGCCTCAACTCATTGCATCTTGATAGACAAAATGTTCccttttacagagaagaaagcagactgagagctctgaaGCTACTTGTCTGTCACAAGGGTCAGAGTTTAGAGCCCCGGATCTGTCTGTCCCCAAAGCCCATGCTTCTGGCTCCACGGATACACTGCTCAGTGTTTGTTAAGTAAacgttttattgaaatataaatacagagaagtcCACAAATCATTAGGGTGCAGTTCAATGACTTGACACAAAGTGAACACACCAGTAAAACAAGTACTCAGTTCAAGAGACCAAACATTAGCCACCACCatcccccaggtgtcccctgcatGTTCTTTTCCTGCCACACCATCCCCTCTGAAAGTTTCACTTATCTGGATTTCCAGCAGTgtacattatttttatctgtttcaaCCCACATAGCACGTACtgtgtgtttggcttctttttacTTAAcatcattgttttcatttctgtatgcTTTCCATTGTGTGACTATACCTCAAACTGGTATTTTCCAGCTTGAGGTTATTCTGGTGTTATGAATATCCTTGTGTATTTCTTCGATAAACGTATGGATATATCCTAAAGAGTGGAATTGGTGGTCAGAAGGCAGGTGTGTGTTTAGCTTTAGTAGACACTCAAACTATACTAACATATTCCTACCACTTGTGCACACACTTGATACTatctcttttaaattatttttttctggggatccctgggtggctcagcggtttggcgcctgcctttggcccagggtgcaatcctggagtcccgggatcgagtcccacgtcgggctccctgcatggagcctgcttctccctctgcctgtgtctctgcctctctctctctatgtctatcatgaatgaataaataaataaatctttaaaaaatatttttttccattctggtGGGGTATGTTGTGGGTTTTCACACCAGAGACCATTTGTGCACTTACTTTTAGCCAAACTCAGAATCCTTACCACACCCTCAGAGGTAGGTTTGctcttcctcattttacagatgaagagaccgGCTTGGATGGGAAAGTCACTTCCACTAAGCCACAGAATTAGTGGCTCCTGTTCGGTGCCAGCCCTGTGCTAGGTAGGGGACCCAGAAATCAATCAGATCTGGTCACTGCCTTCTTTGTTTAAAATCCCaggacttgggcagcccgggtggctcagtggtttggcgcctgccttcagcccagggtgtgatcctggagactcaggatcaagtcccgcgttgggctccctgcatggagcctgcttctccctctgcttgtgtctctgcctctctctctctctgtgtctctcatgaataaataaataaaatctttaaaaaataaaataaaataaaagtcccaggactttggggatccctgtgtggctcagcggtttagcgcctgccttcggagGCGGCACatctgatcccggagtcccacatctggctcctggcatgaagcctgcttctccctctgcctgtgtctctgcctctatctctgtgtgtctttcataaataaataaaatattaaaaaataataaaataaaatcccaggaCTTTTATTTCCACACAAAAGGGAAACAATGATGACAACCAACCATCTTCCTCTGCATTGACAGCCTTTAGTTCTGTCTAAACATCTCTGTCTCCCCCAAAAGGCATCCCAATTTCTACGAGTCTTCGAATCTATCACGTCAAACAGGCCCTCCTCATCTCCTTCTTTTGCCCCTTGCTCCCTAGCTTCCTAGTTTCCAGACTTCAGACTCAAACCTATGTGAGAGCTTTGACTTTACTTCCCTAAGCCCCGTCAACCACCACTGAGCTCTTTCTACCATCTTCCACAATGATAAATCAATGAATCGTTTGGAGTTTTTATGGATAAATTATAAGTAACCATTTCCTGAACACTGTGTACATGGCTCTTCGCTAAAACAGTTTACTGTATTATCTCACTGAATCCTAACAACAACTTTACGAATCAGGTAGTAAAAGTAACCAATGTTTATACAGAATCTTTACCTTCTGCCACAGAATCATAAATGTTTTATACACATCATCTGATTTAATGTCATATTAAAGTGGGATTTCAAATGGAAACTGTTGTCTTACTTTTCTCAGGTCCGACATAAGATACTAGGCTCAGAGAGGTACAGTTGCTTGGCCAAGTTCACACACCACAGAAATGGAAGAGCTGGTATTCAAATCCAGAACCTGGGCTCTTAACCTCACATGATAGTTATCATTTGAATTTGCAGATGATTTCAATAAGTAAGCTAGCTATTCTCAAGCAGGAGGACATCAGATCATTTAGGGAATAAAGCTAGACCCACCTTTACTTATTTTAACATTATGACCCTTCTTCTCATCTTCTGGTGAAGAATCACCCATCTAGATCATTTAACAGATGGGCAAATTAGAGCCTGCATCGGCCCAACTGACTAAAATTTCTCTCTCCTGGCTCAAGTCCAGGACTTTCTTCCTCTAAACTATACTGCCTTCTATCACAAGTCAAGCTCTTGTGTTCAGTGAGGGCGTTCCCAGATCTGGGTCTTTAGAGCCCTGCATGAGGTTGGATGCATACAGGGGCGAGCAAACAAGTAAGTAAAGACAGTTGGGCTGGCAGAGAACCTAATCCTCATCTACAGAGAGCAGCTGGACTCCACGCGTGATAACCATGCCAAAATGTGGGCCCATGTTGCCAGATCTGATGTTTCAAGAAAGCCAAGAATTCAGATTTTCAAGTgaaatcttctcatttttaaagcatgGCAATAAATTCAAACACTCAAAAACACCATGccacaggg from Canis lupus dingo isolate Sandy chromosome 1, ASM325472v2, whole genome shotgun sequence encodes the following:
- the PSMC4 gene encoding 26S proteasome regulatory subunit 6B, with product MEEIGILVEKAQDEIPALSVSRPQTGLSFLGPEPEDLEDLYSRYKKLQQELEFLEVQEEYIKDEQKNLKKEFLHAQEEVKRIQSIPLVIGQFLEAVDQNTAIVGSTTGSNYYVRILSTIDRELLKPNASVALHKHSNALVDVLPPEADSSIMMLTSDQKPDVMYADIGGMDIQKQEVREAVELPLTHFELYKQIGIDPPRGVLMYGPPGCGKTMLAKAVAHHTTAAFIRVVGSEFVQKYLGEGPRMVRDVFRLAKENAPAIIFIDEIDAIATKRFDAQTGADREVQRILLELLNQMDGFDQNVNVKVIMATNRADTLDPALLRPGRLDRKIEFPLPDRRQKRLIFSTITSKMNLSEEVDLEDYVARPDKISGADINSICQESGMLAVRENRYIVLAKDFEKAYKTVIKKDEQEHEFYK